A stretch of Catenulispora sp. GP43 DNA encodes these proteins:
- a CDS encoding EF-hand domain-containing protein: protein MGGGAVGQHGKAPEDVEQLFRTFDLDGDGRITAEELKAALAELGEDVTVEDAAERIGTGDTDHDGTISLDEFRALMAG from the coding sequence ATGGGAGGCGGGGCAGTGGGACAGCACGGCAAGGCACCCGAAGACGTGGAGCAGCTCTTCCGGACCTTCGACCTGGACGGCGACGGCAGGATCACCGCCGAGGAGCTGAAGGCGGCCCTGGCCGAACTCGGCGAGGACGTCACCGTCGAGGACGCCGCCGAGCGTATCGGCACCGGCGACACCGACCACGACGGCACGATCAGCCTGGACGAGTTCCGGGCCTTGATGGCGGGCTGA
- a CDS encoding muconolactone Delta-isomerase family protein, which produces MEYLVTMTTKVPEGTSAQDVDAVRAREAEHTRELAAQGRVLRLWRPPLAPGEWRTIGLFTADDAEDLERTLASMPLRVWRTDEPVPLGPHGNDPGRGTVATAAGEDEYLVTFTVQTPFDADTAAVERMDAQEAGRARELAGQGNLIRLWTLPGKGRNLGLWQAPDADTMDSVLRSLPMTAAGWLTVETVPLTRHPSDPGA; this is translated from the coding sequence ATGGAATACCTCGTCACGATGACCACCAAGGTGCCCGAAGGGACCTCCGCGCAGGACGTGGACGCCGTGCGGGCTCGCGAGGCAGAGCACACGCGCGAACTCGCGGCCCAGGGGCGGGTGCTCAGGCTGTGGCGCCCGCCGCTGGCGCCGGGGGAGTGGCGCACGATCGGGCTGTTCACCGCCGACGACGCCGAGGATCTGGAACGCACACTGGCCTCGATGCCTCTGCGGGTGTGGCGCACCGACGAGCCCGTCCCGCTCGGCCCTCACGGCAACGACCCGGGACGCGGCACCGTGGCCACGGCGGCCGGCGAGGACGAGTACCTGGTGACGTTCACCGTCCAGACACCGTTCGACGCCGACACCGCCGCCGTCGAACGGATGGACGCGCAGGAGGCCGGCCGAGCCCGAGAACTGGCCGGCCAGGGCAATCTGATCCGCTTGTGGACGCTGCCGGGAAAGGGACGGAACCTCGGCCTGTGGCAGGCCCCTGATGCCGACACGATGGACTCGGTGCTGCGGTCGCTGCCGATGACGGCGGCCGGCTGGCTCACCGTCGAGACCGTGCCGCTCACCCGGCATCCCAGCGACCCGGGCGCCTAA